From the genome of Nicotiana tabacum cultivar K326 chromosome 2, ASM71507v2, whole genome shotgun sequence:
TAATAGTTCCAATATATGTTTTTTGGCATGTTCGAAGAATGTCAATAGAGAAACAACAGTGCAATTTCTGGGTCATCACATTGATGTCGGATTTTTCGATCACCACGATCCCGCTCCCCTCTTCGGAAGAAATAGAGGACCTGCGAAGGGGGTTAGAAAACCTTATATTCTAGTGCttaataaaaatttgattttgCAATTTTGATATTGTATCTTTGAAGTGAATCTGTACAAAAACCAGAATTAttaggaggaagaagaaggagaaagtaGGAGAAAACAAGTATttgaataaaaaagagaaaaaactttACTTCAGTTATTAAAGGCTTCACGCGCGCAACTCATGGTGAGATTCATTAATTATGCCACGTCTGTGTAAAGTGTTCAATATGTATACTTCGTCAATAGTTTGAGTGTCCAATAAGTAATAGGTTCAGTTTAAGTGTCTAAATAGAAAATGATGACAATTTTAAGGGGCTGGGTATGTATTTGACCTTTATTGTAATCACTTAACTTGCCTCCTACAAATACAATTGGATGGATATAAACTTCAAAAGTTTTTGAATAATACTAGGCGTATTACCATAGAGAATAAACAGAAAACCCAAAATATACAATTGGCCAACCTATTGCAAGTAGTCTCAAAGACATAAATCTATAACTATATGCAAAAACAACATAACgaatttaaatttaaaagtaagtaatatttaaaaaatattaaccACAACATTAAATAGTCATTGGGCCCGGGCTAGCCCGGACTACACTCACTAGTCCTAGCCCGGGCTGCCCCTCACTAGTCATAAGAAGAAGAGTGTGAAGTGTGAACTCATTCTCAACCAGTTAGACTTCCtaatttccaaattccaaattcCAAATTCCAACTACTTAtgtgatttttaaaagaaaataaataaacaaatagataaataaatacGGGTCATCGGATACGGTTATCCGAATGGGGTTAGTTGATCGAAGTTTTAAGACACGCAAAGTCGTGTGTACCTTAACTTCGTCAAAGACAAAAAAGTACTACTACTAGTTTTCAACTCTTTCACCACTTCGCTGTCCAAATTCCTAATTCTTTCCAAGAAACGGTAAACCCTAACTCCCAAAACTGTTTTTTGATGTTTTCTTAATTTTGATTGTTTCtgtgaaattaaaattgataaTTGATCGCAGATGAGAATTGGGTCATCAGAAATTTGGATCTTGATTTCGTTATTGGTGGTGGCATGGAGTTCCAGAGGGGCTTTAGGGATTAGATTTGTGATAGACAGAGAAGAATGTTTTTCCCATAAGGTTGAAATGGGAGAGACTGTTCATTTTTCGTTTGTTGTTATCAAATCAGAAGGTTCTTGGCATTACAGTGAAGAGGGTGTTGATCTTGTGGTATATATTACTCAATTCTCTCTctgtttctgcttcttcttcttttttctctctcttcgtTAGCCTGTATACTTGTGTAATTTTATGTTTACGTTCTTGTTTTTTGTGATTTCCGTTGATTAGTAATTAAAAAACAATTAGCCTGTGTTTTAGATATAAAAGGGGTTATAGACTTATTGTAGTCATCAGATTAATTATTCTATGATACTGAACTGTTGATAATGCATGTGTGattatgcaatctagaattccttctcccgagttcaatcctagattcggaATTCTAGCTTTGTTGTTTTGCTATTATGACAAGGTGGGTTACTCTGATGGTAAGtgccctccacttccaaccaagaggttgtgagttcgagtcaccccaagagcaaagtgggagttcttggagggaaggatgccgagggtctattggaaacagcctctctaccccagggtagggttaaggtctgcgtacacactacccttcccagaccccactagtgggattatactgggttgttgttgttgttttgctaTTATCAAATTTGTGTTGACTTTGATTTTAAGCTTCATTAGAAGCTTGAATTGTCCGTGAGAAACTGGATGtgtcttttctttgcttttattttcctttttgttgtgTTATTTGCAGCTTCAGTCCTTTTCTCATGCACAAACAATGGACACCATCACTTGTTATTTGGTTTTGGTGGTGGTTAGGAGGAAGGGGAGTCactattttttctccttttttcttgtGGGGGTGGGGGGATTGAGTCCCAATTATGAGAGAATTAGAATTACAAGGGTTCATATTCAAGAAAGTTTGAATCTTGGAGCTGTAAATTCATGAACCTTTTTTTTAGTCCACGTAAGGATTACTTCAGTCAGCTTTTCTTGTCAATTCGTTTTAGTTTTTTACGTTTTCGCGATGGGTTCTTCGTGCTATCTAGAGGAGAAGCTTACATAGCCATGTTTTAAATTCTCTTGTAGAGAAAAAGTCTTCTTTTATCATCCATTATTTGATGGATTATTCAATTGATGTCACTATGTTGGTGGAAATTAGGTGAAGGGACCTTCTGGGGAACAGATTCATGATTTTCGTGACAAAATCAGTGAGAAGACTGAGTTTGTGGCCCATCACGAAGGAGTTTATCGTTTCTGTTTCACCAACAAATCACCCTATCATGAAACCATAGACTTTGATCTACATGCGGCCCACTTCGTATACCATGATGAGCATGCAAAAGACGGTTAGCGTGTCACTTTGCTTCATCTTACTATGTTGTTCTGGAGCACTTTACACTAGAGATCTTACCTTTTAGTATGATGCTGCAGAGCATTTCAAACCATTGTTTGAGCACATTGGGAAACTAGAGGAAGCTTTATACAACATTCAGTTTGAGCAGCATTGGCTAGAGGCCCAGACAGATCGGCAAGCAATAGGTATAAATAAAGCTTGTGCATATTTCTCATATGGTTCTCCCTCTTTTCAGCAAATCAAAATTACCGTTTTCCCTGGTAGAAACAATTGTCTTTTCCTTTTGGCATATGTTTTCAATTAGATAATTCTCCTCTCTGTCACTTAGTCTTAGATTCAGTGAAATCATTCTTATTGTTTCATTTTG
Proteins encoded in this window:
- the LOC107791678 gene encoding transmembrane emp24 domain-containing protein p24beta2, with the translated sequence MRIGSSEIWILISLLVVAWSSRGALGIRFVIDREECFSHKVEMGETVHFSFVVIKSEGSWHYSEEGVDLVVKGPSGEQIHDFRDKISEKTEFVAHHEGVYRFCFTNKSPYHETIDFDLHAAHFVYHDEHAKDEHFKPLFEHIGKLEEALYNIQFEQHWLEAQTDRQAIVNEGMSKRAVYKALFESSALICVSVLQVFLLKHLFERKLGQSRV